GTACCTCGCGGACGTGATGGCCGGCGCCGCCGACAAGGCGAAGGAGGCCGGCATCTGCATCATCGGGGGGCACACGATCAAGGACAAGGAGCCGAAGTTCGGCCTCTCGGTGACCGGCCGGGTCCACCCCGACCGGATGTGGCACAACCGCGGGGCGAAGCCCGGCGACGCGATCGTCCTGACGAAGCCCCTGGGGACCGGCATCGCCACCTCGGCGATCAAGTGGGGGATCTGCCCGAAGGAGACGGAAGAGGCGGTGATCGCTTCGATGGGCCGGCTGAACGCGAATGCTTCGAAAGCGGGGCGCGAGGTCGGGATCTCCACGGCCACCGACGTGACCGGGTTCGGTTTGATCGGGCACCTGCTGGAGGTGCTGGAGGGGAGCGGGCTGACCGCCGAGATCCGGCGGCAGGACGTTCCGGTCTTCCCCGGGGTGCGGGACCTGATGCGGCGCAAGCGCATCGACGCCCTGACCGGCGTGAGGACGTTCCCGGGGTCGGAGTGGATCCACGCGACGTTCGGCGGGCACCCGATCCCCGGGGGGACCCACCAGAACATGGCGCACCAGCTCGGACGCGTCCGCCTCGCCCCCATGCTGCCGGCGGAGGAGGCGTATCTCCTGTCCGACCCGCAGACCTCGGGAGGGCTGCTGATGTTCGTCCCCACGGCTTCGGCCGAGGCGCTGTGCGACGCCCTGCGCGCCACGGGCGAGGGCGCGTGGCGGATCGGCCGAACGCTCGAGGCGGGCGACCTCGCGATGCAGCGGATCACGGTGATCTGAGGTGAACATCCTGCTCCCCGTATCCCGCGGCGAGTCATTCGATCTGGCCGTGCGGCTGGCGATCGACACCGCGAAGGCGCACGCCGGTCGGATCCGCGTCATGGACGTGGTGGACGCGGCGGAGATCCGCCGGATCGAGGCGGGTGCGCGTCCCGGGGCGATCCACCTGGCGCGGCACGCGGCCGACGAGGTTCGCAAGCGGATGACGGCCGAGGGGACGGCCGCGGTCGCCGGGGCGGTGCGGCGATGCGAAGAGGCGGGTGTCCCCGCCCGGGGAGAGGTCCTGGAGGGGGAGCTCGCGCGCGCGCTCGTGGCGGCGGCCGGGGCGAACGACCTGCTCGTCTCGGCGACGGCGTCCCACTTCGACCCCGACCTCGAGGACGCTTCGGGACGGCTCGTCCTTTCGGTGATGCGTGACGGAGGGATCCCGATCCTGCTCTCCGGAGCGAAGTATCGTCCCGTGCGCACGATCGTCGCCGGCTGCGGGGGCGGGTCCCGGACCGAGCGCGCGGTGGGGGCGATGGCGCGGCTCTCCCTATGGAAGGAGGCCCCCCGGGGGATCCTCCTCGCCGTGGACGACGCGCCGACGGGGGGGCAGGAGCGGATCGCCGCCCCGCGCCAGATCCTCGCGGACGCCGGCTACCCGGCGTGGGAGGAAAAGGTCCTCCCCGGCCCGCGCGCGACGACGTTTCTCTCCTTCTGCGATTCGGTGGACGCCGACGTCGTCGTCCTGGGCGGATGGGGCGAGCACCGCTGGGACGACCTCCTCGGGCTGTCGGTCACCGGGCGCCTCCTCGAGGACGGCCGCCGGCACCTGTTCCTCTACATGTAGCGCGGATGATCTGATACCGTGCTTCCCGACGACTCGATCGCCCTCGGACTGTCCCTTCCCCTCTGGTCCGTCGTCCCGTTCGCCGGGCTGCTGCTGTCGATCGCCCTGCTTCCCTTGTTCGCCCCTTCGCTCTGGGTGCGCCACTACGCGAAAGTGTGCCTGGCGTTCGGTGTCCCGGTGGCGG
Above is a genomic segment from Deltaproteobacteria bacterium containing:
- the selD gene encoding selenide, water dikinase SelD, producing the protein MSDREKIFLTHLSSCAGUASKLGQGVLARVLSALPPPDDPRVLVGTSHADDAGVFRLSGEEALIGTLDFFTPIVDDPYLYGSIAAANSLSDVYAMGGEPLFALAIAAFPEDEKILPYLADVMAGAADKAKEAGICIIGGHTIKDKEPKFGLSVTGRVHPDRMWHNRGAKPGDAIVLTKPLGTGIATSAIKWGICPKETEEAVIASMGRLNANASKAGREVGISTATDVTGFGLIGHLLEVLEGSGLTAEIRRQDVPVFPGVRDLMRRKRIDALTGVRTFPGSEWIHATFGGHPIPGGTHQNMAHQLGRVRLAPMLPAEEAYLLSDPQTSGGLLMFVPTASAEALCDALRATGEGAWRIGRTLEAGDLAMQRITVI